The Doryrhamphus excisus isolate RoL2022-K1 chromosome 1, RoL_Dexc_1.0, whole genome shotgun sequence genome includes a window with the following:
- the xrn1 gene encoding 5'-3' exoribonuclease 1 isoform X1, whose translation MGVPKFYRWISERYPCLSEVVKEHQIPEFDNLYLDMNGIIHQCSHPNDEDVHFRISEEKIFADIFHYLEVLFRIIKPRKVFFMAVDGVAPRAKMNQQRGRRFRSAKEAEDKIKKALDKGEVLPTEARFDSNCITPGTEFMVRLQDQLKYFVHNKLSTDKLWQNVRIYLSGHETPGEGEHKIMEFIRSEIAKPGHDPNTRHCLYGLDADLIMLGLTSHEPNFSLLREEVRFGGKKSQKRITAPEETTFHLLHLSLMREYIDYEFSALKTQMGSDYDLEGIIDDWILMSFLVGNDFIPHLPHLHISHDALPLLYRTYISVLPDLGGYLNENGHLNVANFEKYLEKLSEFDREHFSEVFVDLKWFESKVGNKYLNEAAGLAAEKEAANKHNNKEDNASLSLAALTSSDEVPGSGKGAVVEDEEEEDDIFETEFRQYKRTYYMTKMGVDVVSDDFLAKQAKCYVEGIQWILHYYYHGVKSWSWFYPYHYAPFLSDIKNISELKLSFELGNPFMPFQQLLAVLPAASMELLPECYRHLMTSELSPIIEYYPVDFKTDLNGKQQEWEAIVLIPFIDERHLLAAMDACNHKLTKAERDRNHHTECALYTYEAEKDFTYSSTLPQLFPNISHCHVREENIPMDAWHVPLNHISKSVDRSALYFCGFPTLHHIKHKFNMKKSGVLVFQQPSRGENMMLEILPGEQKEMLCDHVAEQVLGKAVFVNWPHLEEARIVAVSDGETKFSLHEPQGVQRVYDRPSTPPPIKVTFLSDKEQREWEKEVQGITEQFLKRKGIIVNETSVVLYGQLLTGRKYIPKASGVVELEKQWAKQVIAFAHQTVVKDIKAFYSSLTSFKRLEDLFPPHSTVFMVGNPYYAAMGEVQDSSDVIKDGRVRVIFNVPHEPQLEVLIQNQHKYCVKYSPGYVVASRLGITSYLVSRFSGSIFIGRGSKKNPCGEQKANVGLNLKFNKKNEEVPGYTKRTEKEWLYSAAVEELLAEYLERFSEVFGTVSRNSHDDIFYEDDIWPGEDQNGAEKVAEITAWLKGHPVSSISRASCDLQVLDAAIVEKIEEAVEKAKVKKSTKKVRVTVKPHLLFRPLEQQQGVVPDPDAEYRLFDRVINVRESFTVPLGLRGTIIGIKGAEREDEVLYEVVFDEEFAGGLNIRCTSPRCYRLPPCALINLSHGSRMDPTSHKLTAIVKPQPAAAANFNSHHHLGNLNHSPRSPFIATQHNKHAGVKGNGSTSKASIQKQQAKSKEAYANVWQSLQKSAPPHQPPAHWQNNASIAPIRLLKKNEDAISLLPQQNSVNQIHSSKTSAEFEDLIASLKISKESQETPNPPTPAPTTTIQSDGPLSPQSFAMKGTRVLKEMLKIDSAGSGSTCPQEAGTFSEGQTQNPRRKSKKLAAMMTIPHGDPAQSSPDVPVTPVNQPNSLMASKVSELACVCVTLDMAPPEFSFMHNRQGVVVCQVKLSNGLIVHGPQCQSENDAKEKAAFFALQRLNSLGSGFPLQTPLYHGVGRMQAPPIRAMPPVFNQPGGLLMPPQGCGPAPMWGMPLPPHLHHQNQAFYGAPGVFPVRPQPVTTLPVGSHNQFIPLQVTKKRVLANNKKKQDTREFYSAAQTVAKNQRGQDTRSGQSQAHNVRETQPTCKVEAASKPTPDPHTPPQQNKPTAAGHTSGSASKRKHRKLAVTFESGKVSEQ comes from the exons GGACTGAATTCATGGTGAGACTCCAGGACCAGCTCAAGTATTTTGTCCACAACAAGCTCTCCACTGACAAGCTGTGGCAGAATGTCAGAATCTACCTGTCAGGTCATGAG ACCCCTGGGGAAGGAGAGCATAAGATCATGGAGTTCATACGCTCTGAAATTGCAAAGCCAGGTCATGATCCCAACACCCGACACTGCTTATATGGCTTGGATGCCGACCTG ATTATGTTGGGTTTGACCAGCCATGAACCAAATTTTTCTCTGCTCAGAGAAGAGGTGCGCTTTGGAGGAAAGAAGTCCCAGAAAAG GATCACCGCTCCAGAGGAGACAACCTTTCATTTGCTTCACTTGTCTCTGATGAGGGAATACATTGACTACGAGTTTTCAGCGCTCAAG aCCCAAATGGGCTCAGATTACGACTTGGAAGGAATAATAGACGACTGGATTCTAATGAGCTTCCTTGTGGGCAACGACTTCATCCCGCACCTTCCTCATCTCCACATCAGCCACGATGCTCTGCCTTTGCTGTATAGGACCTACATCAGCGTGCTGCCCGACCTTGGTG gttaTCTGAACGAGAATGGCCATCTTAACGTTGCCAACTTTGAGAAATACTTGGAGAAACTTTCTGAG TTTGACCGGGAACACTTCAGTGAGGTTTTCGTGGACTTGAAGTGGTTTGAGAGTAAAGTTGGTAACAAGTACTTGAATGAAGCAGCCGGCCTTGCTGCAGAGAAGGAAGCTgccaacaaacacaacaacaaggaGGAT AATGCCTCCCTCTCTCTGGCAGCTCTCACCTCATCAGATGAGGTGCCAGGAAGTGGGAAAGGAGCCGTGgtggaagatgaggaagaagaagatgatatATTTGAGACTGAGTTCAGACAGTACAAGCGCACGTACTATATGACCAAGATGGGGGTGGATGTGGTGTCTGA TGATTTTCTGGCTAAACAGGCCAAATGCTACGTGGAAGGTATCCAGTGGATTCTACACTACTATTACCATGGCGTTAAGTCCTGGAGCTG GTTTTACCCCTACCACTATGCACCCTTCCTGTCAGACATCAAGAATATATCAGAGTTGAAGCTGAGCTTTGAGCTTGGAAATCCCTTCATGCCCTTCCAGCAGCTGTTGGCAGTCCTGCCTGCTGCCAGCATGGAGCTGCTGCCTGAGTGTTACAGG CACCTGATGACCAGTGAATTGTCGCCCATTATTGAATATTACCCAGTTGACTTCAAAACTGACCTCAATGGCAAGCAGCAGGAGTGGGAGGCCATTGTACTCATTCCCTTCATCGACGAG AGGCACTTGCTGGCAGCCATGGATGCCTGCAATCATAAGCTAACAAAAGCAGAGAGGGACAGAAATCATCATACAGAGTGTGCCCTCTACACGTACGAGGCAGAGAAAGACTTCACATACTCCTCCACTCTGCCTCAGCTCTTCCCAAACATCAGCCACTGTCATGTCAG GGAAGAAAACATTCCTATGGATGCCTGGCACGTTCCACTGAACCATATCAGCAAGAGTGTGGATCGCTCCGCCCTGTATTTCTGTGGCTTCCCCACACTGCATCACATCAAACACAAG TTTAACATGAAGAAGAGCGGGGTGCTGGTGTTCCAGCAGCCTAGCAGAGGTGAGAACATGATGTTGGAGATCCTCCCTGGTGAGCAAAAGGAAATG CTTTGTGATCACGTTGCTGAACAAGTACTGGGGAAGGCCGTGTTTGTCAACTGGCCACATCTGGAGGAAGCTCGCATCGTCGCTGTGTCAGATGGAGAAACCAA gttttctttgcatGAACCGCAAGGCGTCCAAAGAGTCTACGACAGACCATCCACACCTCCCCCCATCAAAGTCACTTTCCTCTCGGACAAGGAACAACGGGAATGGGAGAAAGAAGTCCAAGGAATCACTGAGCA GTTTCTGAAGAGGAAAGGCATCATCGTGAATGAAACATCGGTGGTTTTATACGGGCAGCTGCTAACAGGAAGGAAATACATCCCTAAAGCCAGCGGTGTGGTGGAGCTGGAGAAACAGTGGGCAAAACAGGTCATTGCTTTTGCCCACCAGACTGTGGTCAAG GACATTAAGGCCTTTTATTCATCTTTGACCAGTTTCAAGCGCCTGGAAGACCTCTTTCCTCCTCACAGTACTGTATTCATGGTGGGGAACCCCTACTATGCTGCCATGGGAGAG GTGCAAGAttccagtgatgtcatcaaagaTGGCCGTGTCCGTGTGATTTTCAACGTGCCACATGAGCCCCAACTAGAAGTCTTAATCCAGAACCAGCAT AAATATTGTGTGAAGTACAGTCCTGGATATGTTGTGGCGTCCCGTCTCGGCATTACGAGCTACCTTGTGTCCCGCTTTTCTGGAAGCATCTTCATCGGCAGAGGGTCGAAAAAGAA TCCCTGTGGGGAGCAAAAAGCAAATGTTGGCCTCAACCTGAAGTTCAATAAGAAGAATGAAGAGGTTCCTGGATACACAAAGAGAACGGAGAAGGAATGGCTCTACTCCGCTGCTGTGGAGGAGCTTTTGGCTGAATACTTGGAGAG ATTTTCAGAGGTGTTTGGCACAGTTTCCAGAAACTCTCATGACGACATCTTCTATGAAGACGACATCTGGCCTGGAGAGGACCAGAATGG GGCTGAAAAGGTGGCTGAAATCACTGCATGGTTGAAAGGTCACCCTGTCAGCTCCATCAGCAGGGCATCATGTGACTTGCAAGTGCTGGATGCTGCTATCGTGGAAAAAATTGAGGAGGCTGTGGAGAAAGCCAAG GTGAAGAAGAGCACCAAGAAAGTTCGTGTCACTGTCAAGCCACATCTCCTCTTTAGG CCTTTGGAGCAGCAGCAGGGAGTGGTCCCAGACCCTGATGCAGAGTATCGCCTGTTTGACAGAGTCATCAATGTCAGGGAGAGCTTCACTGTCCCGTTGGGTCTCAGAGGAACAATCATTGGCATTAAAGGAG CGGAGCGCGAGGATGAGGTTCTCTATGAAGTGGTGTTTGATGAAGAATTCGCTGGAGGCCTTAACATCAG GTGCACATCACCTCGTTGTTACCGCCTCCCTCCATGCGCTCTGATCAACCTCTCCCACGGTAGCCGAATGGATCCCACGTCCCACAAACTCACCGCCATTGTCAAACCTCAGCCCGCCGCCGCTGCCAACTTCAACTCGCACCATCACCTGGGCAACCTCAACCACTCACCGCGGTCACCGTTTATAGCCACACAA CATAACAAACACGCTGGGGTCAAAGGCAATGGCTCTACCTCGAAGGCTTCCATCCAGAAACAACAGGCCAAG AGTAAAGAGGCATACGCAAATGTGTGGCAGTCTCTGCAGAAGTCTGCCCCTCCTCATCAACCTCCTGCTCACTGGCAAAATAAT GCCTCCATTGCTCCCATCAGATTGTtgaagaaaaatgaagatgcCATCTCCCTTTTGCCTCAGCAGAACAGCGTCAACCAGATACACAGTTCTAAA ACATCTGCGGAGTTTGAGGACCTCATAGCCAGCCTGAAGATCTCGAAGGAGAGCCAGGAGACACCAAACCCTCCTACCCCTGCACCAACCACTACCATTCAATCAGATGGGCCATTGTCCCCACAATCCTTTGCCATG AAGGGCACCAGGGTGTTGAAGGAGATGCTGAAGATCGACAGCGCTGGATCAGGAAGCACTTGCCCTCAAGAGGCAGGCACTTTCTCTGAAGGCCAGACGCAAAACCCGAGGAGAAAGTCTAAAAAACTAG CAGCAATGATGACCATTCCCCATGGAGATCCAGCTCAATCATCTCCTGATGTGCCTGTCACCCCCGTAAACCAGCCCAACTCTCTAATGGCCAGCAAGGTGTCAGAgctggcctgtgtgtgtgtcactttaGACATGGCGCCACCGGAGTTCAGCTTTATGCACAACAGACAG ggtGTGGTGGTATGTCAAGTCAAGCTGTCCAATGGTTTGATTGTTCACGGGCCGCAGTGTCAATCAGAAAACGACGCCAAGGAAAAAGCTGCCTTCTTTGCCTTACAAAGACTG aaTTCACTGGGGTCAGGCTTCCCTCTTCAAACTCCTCTCTACCATGGCGTTGGACGCATGCAAGCTCCGCCCATCAGAGCCATGCCGCCTGTCTTTAACCAGCCAG GTGGCTTGCTGATGCCCCCACAGGGTTGTGGTCCTGCCCCCATGTGGGGAATGCCTCTTCCTCCCCACCTCCACCaccagaaccaagccttctacGGAGCACCAGGAGTGTTTCCTGTGCGGCCACAGCCTGTGACCACACTGCCtgttggctcacacaaccagtTCATCCCCTTACAG GTGACCAAGAAGCGCGTGTTGGCCAACAACAAGAAGAAGCAGGACACACGAGAGTTCTACAGCGCCGCCCAGACTGTGGCCAAGAACCAGAGAGGCCAGGACACCCGCTCTGGCCAATCACAAGCTCACAACGTCAGAGAGACCCAACCAACGTGTAAGGTAGAAGCAGCTTCCAAGCCCACACCGGACCCCCACACGCCCCCCCAGCAAAACAAACCAACAGCAGCCGGCCACACATCTGGCTCCGCCTCCAAAAGGAAACACAGAAAGCTGGCCGTCACCTTTGAGTCGGGTAAAGTGTCCGAGCAGTGA
- the xrn1 gene encoding 5'-3' exoribonuclease 1 isoform X2: MGVPKFYRWISERYPCLSEVVKEHQIPEFDNLYLDMNGIIHQCSHPNDEDVHFRISEEKIFADIFHYLEVLFRIIKPRKVFFMAVDGVAPRAKMNQQRGRRFRSAKEAEDKIKKALDKGEVLPTEARFDSNCITPGTEFMVRLQDQLKYFVHNKLSTDKLWQNVRIYLSGHETPGEGEHKIMEFIRSEIAKPGHDPNTRHCLYGLDADLIMLGLTSHEPNFSLLREEVRFGGKKSQKRITAPEETTFHLLHLSLMREYIDYEFSALKTQMGSDYDLEGIIDDWILMSFLVGNDFIPHLPHLHISHDALPLLYRTYISVLPDLGGYLNENGHLNVANFEKYLEKLSEFDREHFSEVFVDLKWFESKVGNKYLNEAAGLAAEKEAANKHNNKEDNASLSLAALTSSDEVPGSGKGAVVEDEEEEDDIFETEFRQYKRTYYMTKMGVDVVSDDFLAKQAKCYVEGIQWILHYYYHGVKSWSWFYPYHYAPFLSDIKNISELKLSFELGNPFMPFQQLLAVLPAASMELLPECYRHLMTSELSPIIEYYPVDFKTDLNGKQQEWEAIVLIPFIDERHLLAAMDACNHKLTKAERDRNHHTECALYTYEAEKDFTYSSTLPQLFPNISHCHVREENIPMDAWHVPLNHISKSVDRSALYFCGFPTLHHIKHKFNMKKSGVLVFQQPSRGENMMLEILPGEQKEMLCDHVAEQVLGKAVFVNWPHLEEARIVAVSDGETKFSLHEPQGVQRVYDRPSTPPPIKVTFLSDKEQREWEKEVQGITEQFLKRKGIIVNETSVVLYGQLLTGRKYIPKASGVVELEKQWAKQVIAFAHQTVVKDIKAFYSSLTSFKRLEDLFPPHSTVFMVGNPYYAAMGEVQDSSDVIKDGRVRVIFNVPHEPQLEVLIQNQHKYCVKYSPGYVVASRLGITSYLVSRFSGSIFIGRGSKKNPCGEQKANVGLNLKFNKKNEEVPGYTKRTEKEWLYSAAVEELLAEYLERFSEVFGTVSRNSHDDIFYEDDIWPGEDQNGAEKVAEITAWLKGHPVSSISRASCDLQVLDAAIVEKIEEAVEKAKVKKSTKKVRVTVKPHLLFRPLEQQQGVVPDPDAEYRLFDRVINVRESFTVPLGLRGTIIGIKGAEREDEVLYEVVFDEEFAGGLNIRCTSPRCYRLPPCALINLSHGSRMDPTSHKLTAIVKPQPAAAANFNSHHHLGNLNHSPRSPFIATQHNKHAGVKGNGSTSKASIQKQQAKSKEAYANVWQSLQKSAPPHQPPAHWQNNASIAPIRLLKKNEDAISLLPQQNSVNQIHSSKTSAEFEDLIASLKISKESQETPNPPTPAPTTTIQSDGPLSPQSFAMKGTRVLKEMLKIDSAGSGSTCPQEAGTFSEGQTQNPRRKSKKLAMMTIPHGDPAQSSPDVPVTPVNQPNSLMASKVSELACVCVTLDMAPPEFSFMHNRQGVVVCQVKLSNGLIVHGPQCQSENDAKEKAAFFALQRLNSLGSGFPLQTPLYHGVGRMQAPPIRAMPPVFNQPGGLLMPPQGCGPAPMWGMPLPPHLHHQNQAFYGAPGVFPVRPQPVTTLPVGSHNQFIPLQVTKKRVLANNKKKQDTREFYSAAQTVAKNQRGQDTRSGQSQAHNVRETQPTCKVEAASKPTPDPHTPPQQNKPTAAGHTSGSASKRKHRKLAVTFESGKVSEQ, encoded by the exons GGACTGAATTCATGGTGAGACTCCAGGACCAGCTCAAGTATTTTGTCCACAACAAGCTCTCCACTGACAAGCTGTGGCAGAATGTCAGAATCTACCTGTCAGGTCATGAG ACCCCTGGGGAAGGAGAGCATAAGATCATGGAGTTCATACGCTCTGAAATTGCAAAGCCAGGTCATGATCCCAACACCCGACACTGCTTATATGGCTTGGATGCCGACCTG ATTATGTTGGGTTTGACCAGCCATGAACCAAATTTTTCTCTGCTCAGAGAAGAGGTGCGCTTTGGAGGAAAGAAGTCCCAGAAAAG GATCACCGCTCCAGAGGAGACAACCTTTCATTTGCTTCACTTGTCTCTGATGAGGGAATACATTGACTACGAGTTTTCAGCGCTCAAG aCCCAAATGGGCTCAGATTACGACTTGGAAGGAATAATAGACGACTGGATTCTAATGAGCTTCCTTGTGGGCAACGACTTCATCCCGCACCTTCCTCATCTCCACATCAGCCACGATGCTCTGCCTTTGCTGTATAGGACCTACATCAGCGTGCTGCCCGACCTTGGTG gttaTCTGAACGAGAATGGCCATCTTAACGTTGCCAACTTTGAGAAATACTTGGAGAAACTTTCTGAG TTTGACCGGGAACACTTCAGTGAGGTTTTCGTGGACTTGAAGTGGTTTGAGAGTAAAGTTGGTAACAAGTACTTGAATGAAGCAGCCGGCCTTGCTGCAGAGAAGGAAGCTgccaacaaacacaacaacaaggaGGAT AATGCCTCCCTCTCTCTGGCAGCTCTCACCTCATCAGATGAGGTGCCAGGAAGTGGGAAAGGAGCCGTGgtggaagatgaggaagaagaagatgatatATTTGAGACTGAGTTCAGACAGTACAAGCGCACGTACTATATGACCAAGATGGGGGTGGATGTGGTGTCTGA TGATTTTCTGGCTAAACAGGCCAAATGCTACGTGGAAGGTATCCAGTGGATTCTACACTACTATTACCATGGCGTTAAGTCCTGGAGCTG GTTTTACCCCTACCACTATGCACCCTTCCTGTCAGACATCAAGAATATATCAGAGTTGAAGCTGAGCTTTGAGCTTGGAAATCCCTTCATGCCCTTCCAGCAGCTGTTGGCAGTCCTGCCTGCTGCCAGCATGGAGCTGCTGCCTGAGTGTTACAGG CACCTGATGACCAGTGAATTGTCGCCCATTATTGAATATTACCCAGTTGACTTCAAAACTGACCTCAATGGCAAGCAGCAGGAGTGGGAGGCCATTGTACTCATTCCCTTCATCGACGAG AGGCACTTGCTGGCAGCCATGGATGCCTGCAATCATAAGCTAACAAAAGCAGAGAGGGACAGAAATCATCATACAGAGTGTGCCCTCTACACGTACGAGGCAGAGAAAGACTTCACATACTCCTCCACTCTGCCTCAGCTCTTCCCAAACATCAGCCACTGTCATGTCAG GGAAGAAAACATTCCTATGGATGCCTGGCACGTTCCACTGAACCATATCAGCAAGAGTGTGGATCGCTCCGCCCTGTATTTCTGTGGCTTCCCCACACTGCATCACATCAAACACAAG TTTAACATGAAGAAGAGCGGGGTGCTGGTGTTCCAGCAGCCTAGCAGAGGTGAGAACATGATGTTGGAGATCCTCCCTGGTGAGCAAAAGGAAATG CTTTGTGATCACGTTGCTGAACAAGTACTGGGGAAGGCCGTGTTTGTCAACTGGCCACATCTGGAGGAAGCTCGCATCGTCGCTGTGTCAGATGGAGAAACCAA gttttctttgcatGAACCGCAAGGCGTCCAAAGAGTCTACGACAGACCATCCACACCTCCCCCCATCAAAGTCACTTTCCTCTCGGACAAGGAACAACGGGAATGGGAGAAAGAAGTCCAAGGAATCACTGAGCA GTTTCTGAAGAGGAAAGGCATCATCGTGAATGAAACATCGGTGGTTTTATACGGGCAGCTGCTAACAGGAAGGAAATACATCCCTAAAGCCAGCGGTGTGGTGGAGCTGGAGAAACAGTGGGCAAAACAGGTCATTGCTTTTGCCCACCAGACTGTGGTCAAG GACATTAAGGCCTTTTATTCATCTTTGACCAGTTTCAAGCGCCTGGAAGACCTCTTTCCTCCTCACAGTACTGTATTCATGGTGGGGAACCCCTACTATGCTGCCATGGGAGAG GTGCAAGAttccagtgatgtcatcaaagaTGGCCGTGTCCGTGTGATTTTCAACGTGCCACATGAGCCCCAACTAGAAGTCTTAATCCAGAACCAGCAT AAATATTGTGTGAAGTACAGTCCTGGATATGTTGTGGCGTCCCGTCTCGGCATTACGAGCTACCTTGTGTCCCGCTTTTCTGGAAGCATCTTCATCGGCAGAGGGTCGAAAAAGAA TCCCTGTGGGGAGCAAAAAGCAAATGTTGGCCTCAACCTGAAGTTCAATAAGAAGAATGAAGAGGTTCCTGGATACACAAAGAGAACGGAGAAGGAATGGCTCTACTCCGCTGCTGTGGAGGAGCTTTTGGCTGAATACTTGGAGAG ATTTTCAGAGGTGTTTGGCACAGTTTCCAGAAACTCTCATGACGACATCTTCTATGAAGACGACATCTGGCCTGGAGAGGACCAGAATGG GGCTGAAAAGGTGGCTGAAATCACTGCATGGTTGAAAGGTCACCCTGTCAGCTCCATCAGCAGGGCATCATGTGACTTGCAAGTGCTGGATGCTGCTATCGTGGAAAAAATTGAGGAGGCTGTGGAGAAAGCCAAG GTGAAGAAGAGCACCAAGAAAGTTCGTGTCACTGTCAAGCCACATCTCCTCTTTAGG CCTTTGGAGCAGCAGCAGGGAGTGGTCCCAGACCCTGATGCAGAGTATCGCCTGTTTGACAGAGTCATCAATGTCAGGGAGAGCTTCACTGTCCCGTTGGGTCTCAGAGGAACAATCATTGGCATTAAAGGAG CGGAGCGCGAGGATGAGGTTCTCTATGAAGTGGTGTTTGATGAAGAATTCGCTGGAGGCCTTAACATCAG GTGCACATCACCTCGTTGTTACCGCCTCCCTCCATGCGCTCTGATCAACCTCTCCCACGGTAGCCGAATGGATCCCACGTCCCACAAACTCACCGCCATTGTCAAACCTCAGCCCGCCGCCGCTGCCAACTTCAACTCGCACCATCACCTGGGCAACCTCAACCACTCACCGCGGTCACCGTTTATAGCCACACAA CATAACAAACACGCTGGGGTCAAAGGCAATGGCTCTACCTCGAAGGCTTCCATCCAGAAACAACAGGCCAAG AGTAAAGAGGCATACGCAAATGTGTGGCAGTCTCTGCAGAAGTCTGCCCCTCCTCATCAACCTCCTGCTCACTGGCAAAATAAT GCCTCCATTGCTCCCATCAGATTGTtgaagaaaaatgaagatgcCATCTCCCTTTTGCCTCAGCAGAACAGCGTCAACCAGATACACAGTTCTAAA ACATCTGCGGAGTTTGAGGACCTCATAGCCAGCCTGAAGATCTCGAAGGAGAGCCAGGAGACACCAAACCCTCCTACCCCTGCACCAACCACTACCATTCAATCAGATGGGCCATTGTCCCCACAATCCTTTGCCATG AAGGGCACCAGGGTGTTGAAGGAGATGCTGAAGATCGACAGCGCTGGATCAGGAAGCACTTGCCCTCAAGAGGCAGGCACTTTCTCTGAAGGCCAGACGCAAAACCCGAGGAGAAAGTCTAAAAAACTAG CAATGATGACCATTCCCCATGGAGATCCAGCTCAATCATCTCCTGATGTGCCTGTCACCCCCGTAAACCAGCCCAACTCTCTAATGGCCAGCAAGGTGTCAGAgctggcctgtgtgtgtgtcactttaGACATGGCGCCACCGGAGTTCAGCTTTATGCACAACAGACAG ggtGTGGTGGTATGTCAAGTCAAGCTGTCCAATGGTTTGATTGTTCACGGGCCGCAGTGTCAATCAGAAAACGACGCCAAGGAAAAAGCTGCCTTCTTTGCCTTACAAAGACTG aaTTCACTGGGGTCAGGCTTCCCTCTTCAAACTCCTCTCTACCATGGCGTTGGACGCATGCAAGCTCCGCCCATCAGAGCCATGCCGCCTGTCTTTAACCAGCCAG GTGGCTTGCTGATGCCCCCACAGGGTTGTGGTCCTGCCCCCATGTGGGGAATGCCTCTTCCTCCCCACCTCCACCaccagaaccaagccttctacGGAGCACCAGGAGTGTTTCCTGTGCGGCCACAGCCTGTGACCACACTGCCtgttggctcacacaaccagtTCATCCCCTTACAG GTGACCAAGAAGCGCGTGTTGGCCAACAACAAGAAGAAGCAGGACACACGAGAGTTCTACAGCGCCGCCCAGACTGTGGCCAAGAACCAGAGAGGCCAGGACACCCGCTCTGGCCAATCACAAGCTCACAACGTCAGAGAGACCCAACCAACGTGTAAGGTAGAAGCAGCTTCCAAGCCCACACCGGACCCCCACACGCCCCCCCAGCAAAACAAACCAACAGCAGCCGGCCACACATCTGGCTCCGCCTCCAAAAGGAAACACAGAAAGCTGGCCGTCACCTTTGAGTCGGGTAAAGTGTCCGAGCAGTGA